One genomic window of Comamonas serinivorans includes the following:
- the prfA gene encoding peptide chain release factor 1: MTTLKPSLIHQLERHTDRLGELDFLLSREDVMADMTQFLKLSREHTEVAAVAERYARHRQREADLAAAREMAADPELAEMAREEIAACEAELAELATQLQRMLLPKDPDDARNAFVEIRAGTGGDESALFAGDLVRMYTRHAESTGWRVEVLSESPAELGGYKEIVLRIEGQAGEGPLATGAYGRLRFESGGHRVQRVPATESQGRIHTSACTVAVMPEPDERQAITLNPADLRIDTFRASGAGGQHINKTDSAVRVVHLPTGIVAECQDGRSQHSNKAQALRVLQARLEEKERSERAAKEAAERKGLIGSGDRSDRIRTYNFPQGRLTDHRINLTLYKLALVMEGDLGDVLDALQAAREAEQLAELDANGG; the protein is encoded by the coding sequence ATGACGACGCTCAAACCCTCCCTCATCCACCAGCTGGAACGCCACACCGACCGCCTGGGCGAGCTCGACTTCCTGCTGTCGCGCGAAGACGTGATGGCCGACATGACGCAATTCCTCAAGCTCTCGCGCGAGCACACCGAAGTCGCCGCCGTGGCCGAGCGCTACGCGCGCCACCGCCAGCGCGAGGCCGACCTGGCCGCGGCGCGCGAGATGGCCGCTGACCCCGAGCTGGCCGAGATGGCGCGCGAGGAAATCGCCGCCTGCGAGGCGGAGCTGGCCGAGCTGGCCACCCAGCTGCAGCGCATGCTGCTGCCCAAGGACCCGGACGACGCGCGCAACGCCTTCGTCGAGATCCGCGCCGGCACCGGCGGGGACGAGTCCGCCCTGTTCGCGGGCGACCTGGTGCGCATGTACACGCGCCATGCCGAAAGCACCGGCTGGCGCGTGGAAGTGCTGTCGGAGTCGCCGGCCGAGCTGGGCGGCTACAAGGAAATCGTGCTGCGCATCGAGGGCCAGGCCGGCGAAGGCCCGCTGGCCACGGGCGCCTACGGCCGGCTGCGCTTCGAATCGGGCGGCCACCGCGTGCAGCGCGTGCCGGCCACCGAATCGCAAGGCCGCATCCACACCAGCGCCTGCACCGTGGCCGTGATGCCCGAGCCCGACGAGCGCCAGGCCATCACACTCAACCCGGCGGACCTGCGCATCGACACCTTCCGCGCCAGTGGTGCCGGCGGCCAGCACATCAACAAGACCGACTCGGCCGTGCGCGTGGTGCACCTGCCCACCGGCATCGTGGCCGAATGCCAGGACGGCCGCAGCCAGCACAGCAACAAGGCCCAGGCCCTGCGCGTGCTGCAAGCGCGGCTGGAGGAAAAAGAGCGCAGCGAGCGCGCCGCCAAGGAAGCCGCTGAGCGCAAGGGCCTGATCGGCTCGGGCGACCGCAGCGACCGCATCCGCACCTACAACTTTCCGCAAGGCCGCCTCACGGACCACCGCATCAACCTCACGCTGTACAAGCTGGCCCTGGTCATGGAGGGCGACCTGGGTGACGTGCTGGACGCGCTGCAAGCCGCGCGCGAGGCCGAGCAATTGGCGGAGCTGGACGCGAACGGCGGCTGA
- a CDS encoding PEP/pyruvate-binding domain-containing protein — protein sequence MPIQPAALLVAALSLACPSASAQLARKPSAYDGAPMPAATSSSSANGTVRPTHALRLSSRAEFDRLARVYGAGTPLAQPHVLFVIDQGGAPGAAPRVLFVDTPRFQLHERFLRETGLLRGGKAALNRNYRAADRRFILGTLSWQPQVQGFVYEFWEGDQLTPQLLRTTATQLGRHFFAPLRFKANATRHEQVAHDAGLAAVTQAQLIGQQGYLPLNTGQAVGRLRLVDRVDQARDLGPQDIVVLREVPLALPPVAGVITERPSTLLSHVNLLAKGWGIPNAYVHAASAQLRALDGQWVHLSVGDHAHTVRAATPAEREQASRRPAVTASHASRTRPSAVLDLRSTAIRPLATLRRADSRQCGAKAANLGEVRAARIAGTAVPDGFCIPFGAYERAMQAFGLPQRVARMAQQPGFATDAGVRRQALAGLRAQIEAMPVDAALVRDWQSRWATQLRGAGVFVRSSSSSEDLAHFSGAGLYTTVPHVRGEAALTDAVRKVWASVFNFEAWEARQAAGLAPGDVVMAVLVQTAVDAQASGVLVTRDPVGRTPHATFIAAKRGLGIRVVEGQRVAEQVLYVGRSGAVQLLSQSGEATRLQLAPGGGLREVPLTGERRVLSDARVKRLASVGQAIERRFGGQAQDIEWALTDDDQQVLLLQTRPFVAAPHR from the coding sequence ATGCCGATCCAACCCGCCGCGCTGCTGGTGGCCGCGCTGAGCCTGGCCTGCCCCAGCGCCTCGGCCCAACTGGCCCGCAAGCCCTCCGCCTACGACGGCGCGCCCATGCCCGCCGCAACCTCGTCCTCGTCGGCGAATGGCACCGTGCGCCCCACGCATGCCTTGCGCCTGAGCAGCCGCGCCGAGTTCGACCGCCTGGCCCGCGTGTACGGGGCAGGCACACCGCTCGCGCAGCCCCATGTGCTCTTCGTCATCGACCAGGGCGGCGCGCCCGGCGCGGCGCCCCGCGTGCTGTTCGTCGACACCCCGCGGTTTCAGCTGCACGAGCGCTTCCTGCGCGAAACGGGCCTGTTGCGGGGCGGCAAGGCCGCGCTCAACCGCAACTACCGCGCCGCCGACCGCCGCTTCATCCTGGGCACGCTGAGCTGGCAGCCGCAGGTTCAGGGCTTCGTCTACGAGTTCTGGGAAGGCGACCAGCTCACGCCGCAGCTGCTGCGCACCACCGCCACGCAGCTGGGCCGCCACTTTTTCGCCCCGCTGCGGTTCAAGGCCAACGCCACGCGGCACGAGCAGGTGGCCCACGACGCGGGTCTGGCCGCCGTCACCCAGGCGCAGCTGATCGGCCAGCAGGGCTACCTGCCCTTGAACACCGGCCAGGCCGTGGGCCGGCTGCGCCTGGTCGACCGCGTGGACCAGGCCCGCGACCTGGGGCCGCAGGACATCGTGGTGCTGCGCGAGGTGCCGCTGGCCCTGCCGCCCGTGGCCGGCGTGATCACCGAGCGCCCGTCCACCCTGCTCTCGCACGTCAACCTGCTGGCCAAGGGCTGGGGCATTCCCAACGCCTACGTGCACGCGGCCAGCGCGCAGCTGCGCGCCCTGGACGGCCAGTGGGTGCACCTCAGCGTGGGCGACCACGCGCACACGGTGCGCGCCGCCACGCCGGCCGAACGCGAGCAGGCCAGCCGGCGCCCGGCGGTGACCGCATCCCACGCCAGCCGCACCCGCCCGAGCGCGGTGCTTGACCTGCGGTCCACCGCCATCCGGCCGCTGGCCACGCTGCGCCGCGCCGACAGCCGGCAATGCGGGGCCAAGGCCGCCAACCTGGGTGAGGTGCGCGCGGCCCGCATCGCCGGCACCGCGGTGCCCGACGGGTTTTGCATCCCGTTTGGCGCCTATGAGCGCGCCATGCAGGCGTTCGGCCTGCCGCAGCGCGTGGCGCGCATGGCGCAGCAACCCGGCTTTGCCACCGATGCCGGCGTGCGCCGCCAGGCGCTGGCCGGCTTGCGCGCGCAGATCGAGGCCATGCCCGTGGACGCCGCCCTGGTGCGCGACTGGCAATCGCGCTGGGCCACGCAGCTGCGCGGCGCGGGCGTGTTCGTGCGCAGCTCGTCCAGCTCGGAAGACCTGGCGCACTTCAGTGGCGCGGGCCTGTACACCACCGTCCCCCATGTGCGCGGCGAGGCCGCCTTGACCGACGCGGTGCGCAAGGTCTGGGCCTCGGTGTTCAATTTCGAGGCCTGGGAAGCCCGCCAGGCTGCCGGCCTGGCGCCCGGCGACGTGGTGATGGCCGTGCTGGTGCAGACCGCCGTGGACGCCCAGGCCTCGGGCGTGCTGGTCACGCGCGACCCCGTCGGCCGCACGCCGCACGCCACCTTCATCGCCGCCAAGCGCGGCCTGGGCATCCGCGTGGTCGAAGGCCAACGGGTGGCCGAGCAGGTGCTGTACGTCGGGCGCAGCGGCGCCGTGCAGCTGCTGAGCCAGTCCGGCGAAGCCACCCGCTTGCAACTGGCCCCGGGCGGCGGCCTGCGCGAGGTGCCGCTCACCGGCGAGCGCCGCGTGCTCAGCGATGCGCGCGTCAAACGCCTGGCCAGCGTGGGCCAGGCCATCGAACGCCGCTTTGGCGGCCAAGCGCAAGACATCGAGTGGGCGCTGACCGACGACGACCAGCAGGTGCTGCTGCTGCAAACCCGGCCCTTCGTGGCCGCTCCGCATCGCTGA
- the prmC gene encoding peptide chain release factor N(5)-glutamine methyltransferase has product MTPLLDVAHALAQASQIGLARVDAQMLLLHVMGQPTHARAWLITHDDTPLSPDQAEHWQRLCAARLQGQPVAYLVGHKAFHGLQLQVDARVLDPRPDTEVLVDWALDVLRTRPGRPAPRVLDLGTGSGAIALAIAHAMAPASTPSTEPFAARAPDAPRAAPGPLDVEVTAVDASAEALAVARANAERLGLPVRLLHGSWYDALGDRHAGAEAAAKPPTPARFDCIVSNPPYIREDDVHLPALRHEPRQALTSGADGLDDIRTIVAGAPAWLARGGWLLLEHGWDQHEAVQALLRAAGFVDVQSRHDLADIPRCTGGRWPG; this is encoded by the coding sequence ATGACCCCGCTCCTTGACGTCGCCCACGCCCTGGCGCAGGCCAGCCAGATCGGCCTGGCGCGGGTGGACGCCCAGATGCTGCTGTTGCACGTCATGGGCCAGCCCACGCATGCGCGTGCCTGGCTCATCACGCACGACGACACCCCCTTGAGCCCCGACCAGGCCGAGCACTGGCAACGGCTGTGCGCCGCGCGCCTGCAAGGCCAACCGGTGGCCTACCTCGTCGGCCACAAGGCGTTTCATGGCCTGCAGCTGCAGGTCGATGCGCGCGTGCTGGACCCCCGGCCCGACACCGAGGTCCTGGTCGACTGGGCGCTTGACGTGCTGCGCACCCGGCCCGGCCGGCCGGCGCCCCGCGTGCTCGACCTGGGCACGGGCAGCGGGGCCATCGCCCTGGCCATTGCGCATGCGATGGCCCCGGCGAGCACCCCCAGCACTGAACCTTTTGCGGCCCGTGCGCCTGACGCGCCGCGCGCCGCCCCTGGGCCGCTGGACGTCGAGGTCACCGCCGTGGACGCCAGCGCCGAGGCCCTCGCCGTGGCGCGCGCCAACGCCGAGCGCCTGGGCCTGCCGGTGCGGCTGTTGCATGGCAGCTGGTACGACGCCCTGGGGGACAGGCACGCCGGCGCCGAAGCGGCGGCCAAGCCACCTACCCCGGCACGTTTCGACTGCATCGTGAGCAACCCGCCCTACATCCGCGAGGACGATGTGCACCTGCCCGCGTTGCGCCACGAGCCGCGCCAGGCCCTCACCAGCGGCGCAGACGGCTTGGACGACATCCGCACCATCGTGGCGGGCGCGCCGGCGTGGCTCGCCCGCGGCGGCTGGCTGCTGCTGGAGCACGGCTGGGACCAGCACGAGGCGGTGCAGGCCCTGCTGCGGGCCGCGGGCTTCGTCGACGTGCAATCGCGCCACGACCTGGCGGACATCCCGCGTTGCACTGGCGGCCGCTGGCCGGGTTGA